One window of the Methylocystis parvus OBBP genome contains the following:
- a CDS encoding efflux RND transporter permease subunit, which produces MNGVVVLALRRPYTFIVLSICIVIFGLMAIFKTPTDVFPNIRIPVVAVVWAYAGLLPTEVSGRITYLYERQLTSNVEGIEHIESHSYYGSSIIKIFLQPGVDLAAAEADIDSISQTVTKQLPPDISPPMVMRLEASSVPVAMLKVTADNLTPADLYNLAKNKIRPYLVTIPGAILPHPYGGNDKQLLVSLDQQKLMARHLTAADVHNALGQQSIVLPAGDMKLRATDWLVQTNATPLQVEAFNNIPIKRVGNATIYMRDVADVRLGGPPQVNAVLVDGKQSVLIVVMKSGEASTLEVVDGIKKAIPKIEQIAPPGAKIELLNDASIFVEDSIIDVLREMALASALTGVVVLLFLGSWRATVIIATSIPLSILSAIICLHWAEQTINVMTLGGLALAVGILVDDATVMIENIDTHLEMGKPLETAIIDAANQIVIPTFVSTLCIIIVWFPLFELTGVSGFLFTPMAEAVMFAMMASFILSRTLVPTMAKYLLVDHNAPHGNAQSLAMEDEAPSPSGGRRYPTPEEIYALAEADAEASALAGDGGVSHFSAPVPNRSDHSHDHPGVFARIQQGFERGFQSFRERYNEQLGRVLANRTQFVTIFLAFALASLSLFYFNGQEFFPEIKSGTLQMHMRAPLGTRIEAAGRIASLVSNDIGQTLLPGKVEGIISNCGLPVGPHNLAFIPTPTIGAQDCDITITLKDDASPVWDYRAILRKGLNERYPGAEFTFQPADLTAKILNFGTPSPIDVQVNGGDQWEAYEFTRKLASKLRKVSGAADVVIQQTMRTPTLLVEGNRSLGLGVSLTEKDIAENLVMTLSGSQQIDQQFWLDQRTGNSYQINVYTPQYQVTRMQDLLTVPVSKADGDWAPEKMQLLGSVASMSAVGTPGVVTHGNIMPLFDIYVSAETRDLGGVLADVKSIAKSMAHELPRGASLEVHGQAETMHSAYLELVGGLVASIVLIYLLIVVNFQSWLDPFIIITALPGALAGIAWSLFLTHTNLSVPALTGAIMCMGTATANSILVVAYARERLELHGDALLAAIEAGYARIRPVIMTASAMIIGMLPMSMSNSQNAPLGRAVIGGLIVATFATLLFVPCVYAIVYKRAAGRKEAA; this is translated from the coding sequence ATGAACGGTGTAGTCGTCCTTGCGCTCCGTCGGCCTTATACGTTTATAGTTCTTTCAATTTGCATTGTAATTTTTGGTTTAATGGCGATTTTCAAGACGCCGACCGATGTTTTTCCCAACATCAGAATCCCTGTCGTCGCGGTGGTCTGGGCCTATGCGGGTCTTCTGCCAACCGAGGTGTCGGGACGCATCACTTATCTATACGAGCGTCAGCTGACGTCGAATGTGGAGGGCATCGAACATATTGAGAGCCACTCCTATTACGGCAGCAGCATCATCAAGATTTTCCTGCAGCCCGGCGTCGATCTGGCCGCGGCCGAGGCAGACATCGACTCGATCTCGCAAACCGTCACCAAGCAGCTTCCTCCCGATATTTCTCCGCCCATGGTGATGCGCCTGGAGGCGTCGTCCGTGCCTGTCGCCATGTTGAAAGTCACGGCGGACAATCTTACGCCGGCCGACCTCTATAATCTGGCGAAGAACAAGATCCGTCCCTATCTCGTCACGATTCCCGGCGCCATTCTGCCGCATCCATATGGCGGCAACGACAAGCAATTGCTGGTCTCTCTCGATCAGCAAAAGCTCATGGCGCGTCACCTTACGGCGGCCGACGTCCACAACGCGCTCGGTCAGCAAAGCATCGTGCTTCCGGCCGGCGATATGAAGCTGAGAGCGACGGACTGGCTGGTGCAAACGAACGCCACGCCGCTGCAGGTCGAGGCCTTCAACAACATCCCCATCAAGCGAGTCGGGAATGCGACGATCTATATGCGCGACGTGGCCGACGTTCGCCTTGGCGGGCCGCCGCAAGTCAACGCCGTTCTCGTGGACGGCAAGCAGTCGGTTTTGATCGTCGTTATGAAAAGCGGCGAGGCTTCGACGCTCGAGGTCGTGGACGGAATCAAGAAGGCGATCCCGAAAATCGAACAGATCGCGCCGCCGGGCGCCAAGATCGAGCTGCTCAACGACGCGTCGATCTTCGTCGAGGATTCGATCATCGACGTTTTGCGCGAAATGGCGCTTGCTTCCGCGCTGACCGGCGTCGTCGTGCTCCTCTTTCTTGGATCCTGGCGCGCGACGGTCATCATCGCGACGTCGATTCCGCTCTCGATCCTCTCCGCGATCATTTGTCTCCATTGGGCGGAGCAGACCATCAATGTGATGACGCTGGGCGGACTCGCGCTCGCCGTCGGCATTCTCGTCGACGACGCCACCGTGATGATCGAGAACATCGATACGCATCTGGAGATGGGAAAACCTCTCGAGACGGCGATCATCGACGCGGCGAACCAGATCGTCATTCCGACGTTCGTGTCGACGCTTTGCATCATCATCGTCTGGTTTCCGCTCTTCGAGCTCACGGGCGTTTCCGGCTTCCTCTTCACGCCTATGGCGGAAGCCGTCATGTTCGCGATGATGGCGTCCTTCATTCTGTCGCGAACGCTCGTGCCGACGATGGCGAAATATCTCCTCGTCGACCACAACGCGCCGCATGGAAATGCCCAAAGCCTCGCAATGGAGGATGAGGCGCCGTCCCCTTCGGGAGGCCGGCGATATCCGACGCCCGAAGAGATCTACGCTCTTGCCGAGGCGGACGCCGAAGCGAGCGCTCTCGCCGGCGATGGCGGGGTTTCCCACTTCTCGGCGCCCGTTCCCAATCGGAGCGACCATTCTCACGATCATCCCGGCGTCTTCGCACGCATCCAGCAGGGGTTCGAGCGCGGATTCCAGTCCTTCAGGGAGCGTTACAACGAACAGCTTGGCCGCGTATTGGCCAACAGAACGCAATTCGTGACGATCTTCCTGGCGTTCGCCTTGGCGTCTTTGAGCCTCTTCTACTTCAACGGCCAGGAGTTCTTTCCGGAAATCAAATCGGGAACCCTGCAAATGCACATGCGCGCGCCTCTCGGCACGCGCATCGAGGCGGCGGGACGCATCGCGTCGCTGGTCTCGAACGACATCGGACAGACGCTGTTGCCCGGTAAGGTTGAAGGCATCATCAGCAATTGCGGTCTTCCCGTCGGGCCGCACAATCTCGCCTTCATTCCAACGCCGACCATCGGCGCGCAGGACTGCGACATCACCATCACCCTCAAGGACGACGCGTCTCCCGTTTGGGACTACCGGGCGATTTTGCGCAAAGGACTCAACGAACGCTATCCCGGCGCCGAATTCACCTTTCAGCCGGCCGATCTGACGGCGAAAATCCTCAATTTCGGCACGCCGTCGCCCATCGACGTGCAGGTCAATGGCGGCGATCAATGGGAGGCCTATGAATTCACGCGCAAGCTCGCAAGCAAGCTGCGTAAGGTCAGCGGCGCCGCCGATGTGGTGATCCAGCAAACGATGCGCACGCCGACGCTGCTCGTCGAGGGCAATCGCAGCCTGGGCCTCGGCGTGAGCCTGACGGAAAAGGACATCGCCGAGAATCTCGTGATGACGTTGTCCGGCAGCCAGCAGATCGACCAGCAGTTCTGGCTCGATCAAAGAACGGGCAATTCCTATCAGATCAATGTTTACACGCCGCAGTACCAGGTCACGCGCATGCAGGATCTGTTGACGGTTCCAGTCAGCAAGGCGGATGGCGATTGGGCTCCCGAGAAAATGCAGCTTCTCGGCAGCGTCGCCTCGATGTCCGCGGTCGGAACCCCGGGCGTCGTGACGCACGGCAATATCATGCCGCTCTTTGATATCTACGTCTCCGCCGAAACCCGGGATCTTGGCGGCGTTCTCGCCGACGTGAAGTCGATCGCGAAGTCGATGGCGCATGAGCTGCCCCGCGGCGCGAGTCTCGAGGTGCATGGACAAGCGGAAACGATGCACAGCGCCTATCTCGAGCTGGTTGGCGGCCTCGTCGCGTCGATCGTGCTGATCTACCTCCTCATCGTCGTGAACTTTCAGTCCTGGCTCGATCCCTTCATCATCATCACGGCGCTTCCCGGCGCGCTTGCAGGCATCGCATGGTCGCTCTTTCTCACCCATACGAATCTGTCCGTTCCGGCGCTGACCGGCGCGATCATGTGTATGGGAACGGCGACCGCGAATTCGATCCTGGTCGTCGCCTATGCGCGTGAGCGGCTGGAATTGCACGGCGACGCCTTGCTTGCCGCGATAGAAGCTGGCTATGCGCGCATCCGGCCGGTCATCATGACGGCGTCGGCGATGATTATCGGCATGCTGCCAATGTCGATGAGCAATTCGCAAAATGCGCCGCTCGGGCGCGCGGTGATCGGTGGTCTGATCGTCGCGACGTTTGCGACCCTGCTATTTGTCCCCTGCGTCTATGCGATTGTCTACAAGCGCGCCGCCGGTAGAAAGGAAGCCGCCTGA
- a CDS encoding efflux RND transporter periplasmic adaptor subunit produces MSTDLLRRVTPNLRLKDKRYVVGLGLIALLALLFLARKREADAIREETLENAIPTVSITNAKPGASNETITLPGNVEAWFQAPIYAQVSGYVKMWYKDYGAQVKKGDVLAEINTPTLDAQFSQAKAALEAERAKYNLAVVTAERWTALRKSHAVSEQEISVQEANMKSEKAQLEAAEHNVNNFAAQLQFKTIVAPYDGFVTARNINVGDYINKDGNISDKDAVTNLFSVADIHQLRLFISVPEAFAHILKAGLTADVTVPQFPNRRFKAKFLTVANGFDPTTRTAITEFTIDNEDKALWPGSYAAVKLTVPLDANALTVPSSALVFQENGAEVAIVGAEDKIHFKPVRINRILDGVMELTSGVGRDDRIVNNPSAALLEGDKVRIVTSAPGYEIDPKDLN; encoded by the coding sequence ATGTCTACGGATCTGTTGAGGCGCGTGACTCCCAATCTGCGCTTGAAAGATAAGCGGTATGTCGTGGGGCTGGGACTAATCGCGCTCCTCGCCCTCCTGTTCCTGGCGCGCAAGCGCGAGGCCGACGCCATACGCGAAGAGACCTTGGAGAACGCCATTCCGACCGTGTCGATCACGAATGCGAAGCCCGGCGCGTCCAATGAAACGATCACGCTGCCCGGCAATGTCGAAGCCTGGTTCCAGGCGCCGATCTATGCACAGGTCTCCGGCTATGTGAAAATGTGGTACAAGGATTACGGCGCCCAGGTGAAGAAGGGCGACGTGCTGGCGGAAATCAACACGCCGACCCTCGACGCCCAATTTTCGCAAGCGAAAGCGGCTCTCGAAGCCGAGCGGGCGAAATATAATCTTGCCGTCGTCACCGCCGAGCGCTGGACCGCCCTGCGGAAGTCGCACGCGGTCTCCGAGCAGGAGATCAGCGTTCAAGAAGCGAATATGAAGTCGGAGAAAGCGCAGCTCGAGGCGGCCGAGCACAACGTCAACAATTTCGCTGCTCAACTTCAGTTCAAAACGATCGTCGCGCCATATGACGGCTTCGTCACGGCGCGCAACATCAATGTCGGCGACTACATCAACAAGGACGGAAACATCAGCGACAAGGACGCGGTGACAAATCTCTTTTCCGTCGCCGACATCCATCAGCTCCGCTTGTTCATCTCCGTCCCCGAGGCTTTCGCCCACATTCTCAAGGCCGGCCTCACCGCCGACGTCACTGTGCCGCAATTCCCCAACCGGCGATTCAAGGCGAAGTTTCTGACCGTCGCGAACGGCTTCGATCCGACGACCCGCACGGCGATCACCGAATTTACGATCGACAATGAAGATAAAGCGCTCTGGCCCGGATCTTACGCCGCAGTGAAACTGACCGTCCCCCTCGACGCAAACGCCCTGACAGTTCCTTCCAGCGCTCTCGTTTTTCAGGAAAACGGCGCCGAGGTCGCGATTGTCGGCGCCGAGGACAAAATCCACTTCAAGCCGGTCCGCATCAATCGAATTCTCGATGGCGTCATGGAGCTGACGTCGGGCGTCGGCCGCGATGACCGCATCGTCAACAATCCCAGCGCCGCGCTTCTGGAAGGCGACAAGGTTCGCATCGTTACGTCGGCGCCTGGATATGAAATCGATCCGAAGGACCTCAACTGA